CCCTCGATAACGGCGAGCAGGGATTCCTCCACCGCGCGCCATTTTTCACTGGCGGCATCGTCATAGCCGGATGGTCCCTTGACCTGGAGCAGGTCGAAAGCGGTACCGTCCCGCTGGGTAAAAATCTGCGCCCCGAGAATATTGATGCCATAAGCCGACATGACGCCGGTAATCATGGTGAACAATCCCTGCAGATCGTGGGTGACAATCGTCAACTCCATATAGGACCCGTCCGGGCCACCGGCAACGAAAAACCCGAGGCGCTTGTCGCGACTGCCCTGTATCAAACGGATGTGATCGGCGATGACCTGACTGCGAAACGACAGAAGATAGCGGGTGCTGGCGTTGCGCAGGCGGTCTGCAACGATTCTTGCGTCGATTTCGCCTTCCAGAAGAGCCTGAACCTTGCGCTTGCGATTGCGGATTTTTTCGGAGCGTTTTTCGAAAAGGAAGTTGCCCCTTTCCAACACCAGGTGGGTCTTGTCGAACAATTCCTCCAGCAGCATCGATTTCCACCCGGTCCAGACATCCGGCCCCACCGCTTTCAGATCGGCAAAGGTCAGCAGATAGAGCATCTTGAGGTTTTCACTCATGCCCATGGTGCGGGCAAAATCGACGATCATGCGATCGTCGTGCAGATCGCGCCGTTGCGCGATATGTGCCATGAGCAGATGATGGCGCACCAGAAACTCGAGCCGCTGACTGTCTTCCCGATTCAGGCTGAGACGGCGTGCCACGGTCGGCATCATGTCCGCGCCCTTGTTGCAGTGATCACGCCCTTCCCCTTTGCCGATATCGTGAAGCAATATAGCCAGCAGCAGCAGTTCCCGCTTCTCGATGTCGTTCGCGACATCGGTAAGACGCGGCATTTCTTCGGCGTACTCGCCTTGCCAGACCTTGATAACCTCGCCAATTGCAAACAGGGAATGGGTGTCCACGGTAAACACATGGTAGGCGTCGTGCTGGACCTTGCAGTAGATACGGCCGAACTCGGGGATAAAGTGATTGAGAAAGCGCAGGTAATGCATATCCCGCAAGGCCTGAAGCACCCCGCGATGATGGCGCAGAATCTCCATGAAGGTGTTCACCATGTCCCTGGAACGGCGTACGGTATTGTTGATGCGATGCAGATTGTCGCGGATACGGGCCTTGACCTGGGGGCTCAGGGACACACCGTGGACCTGCGCCAGACGAAACGCCCGCATCATTTCCTCGGGCCGTTCCTCGAACAGGCCGGCACGGGAAAGACACAGCTCGCCCTGAATAATGTAAAATCCGTCTGCCACCGGCCGCCGGGAAGCGGACCCCGGCCGGGGCGCGACGGCTCCCTGGTCGTGGCGCAGCACCTTTTCGGTAAGCCGTGTGGCTATCTCCTCGACATGCACGGCATGCGCATAATAATCCTGCATGAACTGCTCCACCGCCAGCGCGCGCTTATCGTCCCGGTATCCAAGGAAACGGGCGATTTTTTCCTGCTGATCAAAACGCAGCTGCTCGTTCTTGCCGCTGGACAGAAAGTGGAGTTCGTTACGAATACGCCACAAATAATCGTAGGCGCATTCAAATTCGTTATATTCCTTCTCGGTTACGATGCCCCTGAGAACCAGTTCATACAGGGAACGGGCCTTGAACTTGATCTGCGCCAGCCACTGGGCGGTATGCAGATCCCGCAGCCCTCCTTCGCCTTCCTTTATATTCGGTTCAAGAAGATAAACGGATGCATTGTATTTACCCAGCCTGCGGGCGTTTTCCTCAAGCTTCTGGGTAACGTAGCTTTTACTGTTCCAGTCAAGAACCCTGGACAGCACCACCTGCTCATACTCCTCGAAACAGCGGCGATCACCGCAGATGTAGCGTGAATCGAGCAGCGCGGTGCGTGCTGTGATATCGCTCTTTGCAATATCAAGGCAATGATGTGCATTGCGTATGCTGTAGCCGACATCGATACCCATATCCCACAAAAGATAAAGCATGCGCTCCGAAACCTGCTCGGTAAATCGCCGGCCTTTGCCATTATGGAAGAACATGATGTCGATATCGGAACGCGGATTGAGCTGACCGCGCCCATAGCCGCCCAGAGCCACAACCGCGCACCCCGCATGACCGTCGGTGCGCAAATCGGATGCGGCAAAAGCATAAAGGGCCGCCATGAGCCGGTCGGCCATACCTGTAAGTTGTTGAACCACCTCGTGTCCGCTGGCACCGCGGCGATGATATTCCCTGACCCTGTCCCTGCCCTGTTTCCAGTAATCGGCGGCCGCCTCCAGAAGATCTGCGCGACGCGCGGCGTACGGACGGGACGCATCCTGGCAGATGTCACGCATTCCTTTGGGGATCGCAAATTCATCGGGCGGTTCGGGCATCAGGCTCATTTGGTGGCCACGGTCCTCGAATCATGGGCATAACTGCGCACGGCACGAACGATTGCCGTGGCCGCATGATCCTGATACTTATCGCTGTTCAGGCGGCTCTCTTCCATTTTATTGCTGATAAAGGCTGTTTCCACCAGCACCGACGGCATATTGGCCCCCAGCAGGACATAAAACGGACCCTGCCGCACGCCGTGGTTCTTGACATCAGGATAATGCCGCCCAAGATGATCGACCATCGCTTTCTGGATCTCCGCAGCCAGACGGCTCGATTCATTGATCTTGGCGTTGGCCATGAGATCGAACAGAATCAGCTCAAGGTCGCTGACCTGCTTGAGCGAAGTCCCGTTTTCCCGCGCGGCAACGGCTGCTGCCTTGTCGTTTTTGGAAAAGTTCAGATAGTAGGTCTCGACCCCCGTGGCGTTGCGATTGGTGCTTGCGTTGGCATGAATCGAAATGAACAGATCGGCCCCTACCCTGTTGGCAATGGCCGTACGTTCTTCCAGGGGCAGATAGATATCTTTATCGCGTGTCAGCACCACCTGGCAGCCAAGCTCCTTTTCCAGCCGTTCGGCGAGCCGCCTGGCCATGGCGAGAGTGACATCCTTCTCCATGACACCCGAAGGTCCGATGGCTCCGGGATCCTTGCCCCCATGGCCGGCATCCACAACGATGCGGCGAAGACGCCCGTTCACCGAAGCGGCAGGCACGGCAACTTCAGGTTTTTTCTCCTTGGGGGTTTTTGCAAGCACTTTGCCGATGGCATCGCCTGTACCGGCAACCGGAGCGTGCAACTCGGGAATGGCAGCCTCCAGGGTCGCAGTCCGCTTTCCGGAAACATCGATAACAATGCGCTGCGGGTTTTCCAGAGTGAACACCTTGTAATCCCCGTAGGTTTCCAGATCAAGAACGACGCGCACCTGATCTCTGGCCGGCCTGCCGACACGAATCTCGCGCAACAGTCCATCGCCAACCTTCTGGGTGGCAGGTACACCCGTACCGAGGGTGCCGCCCTTGACGTCGACATACAGGCGGGGCGGTTGTCCGGCTTTTTTATTCCCCTGCAGAAGATTCGCGGCGTAGCCGGCCGGCCCCGTGGTTTCGATAACCACCCGGGTATAATCAGGACTCGACCAGTGGCGCACCTGACTGACTTTCACGGCGCCGGAAGATGGCGTCGAGACAGCCGGGACAGCGACGGAAACCCCGGCAGCCTCTGCCGGCATGTAGCGCCGCAACCGCTTCTCGGCATCACGACACAGGGATGTCATATCTCCCCGGGGATGATTGTCTGCCGCCCGCTTATACCGCATGTAGGCTTCGGGACGATTGGACAGGTGTTTTTCCAGCACCAAACCCGCCAGGTAACAGGCATCGTCGGCCAGGTTGCTCTGCGGGTAGCCGGCGGCGAGGCGGTCATAAAGCGCGACGGCCTGCCGGGCATCCTCCGCGCGCCGGGAAATCGCATAGAGTCCCTCGCTGGCCTTTGCCCCGAGATAAAGGGCATCGTCGGCTCTGGAGTGGGACGGGTAGGAGCGGGCCAGCCCCTCGAATCCTTCGACAACCCGCACCCAGTTTTCGCGATAGAGCTTGTCCCGGGTGCTGCTCTGCAGCTGTTGATAGGCGTTTTTGGCATTTTCGAAGGCTTGATCTCCGGCGTCGGCCATGGCCGGCAACGGCAACAGAAACACAAGCAGCAGCAAAAAACCCGCAATATGAAAAAAAGATTTCATGTTCATACCATTTTTTGAAGCTCGTGCAAAAAATTCAGCCCCTCAAGGGGAGAGATAACCGAGATATCGAGATTCGCCAGTTTTTCCCGCAGCGGATCGGCCGCGTTGTCAAACAGCGACATCTGAGCCGCCGGGAGGTTCGGGCCGTGGCCGGACCGTCGGGCCAGACGCGGCTGGCCTTCGCCGACCAGTTCACCCGACTCGAGGTTGGCCAGGATTTCCCTGGCCCGGCTTATGACGGCGTCAGGCAACCCTGCCAGCCGCGCCACCTGGATGCCGTAGGAGTGACTGGCCGGGCCTTTGACGATTTTACGCAGAAAGATGATCTGCTCATTCCACTCCCGCACGGCGATATTCAGATTTATGGCCCGATTGCAGGTAAGCGTCAGATCGGTAAGTTCATGATAATGGGTGGCGAAAAGGGTTTTGGCGGCCACCTGGCCGTTATCGTGCAAATACTCGGCCACCGCCCACGCAATGCTGATGCCATCGAAGGTCGACGTGCCCCGGCCGATCTCATCCAGCACAATCAGGCTGCGCGCCGTGGCGTGGTTGAGAATATGCGCCGCTTCGGTCATCTCGACCATGAAGGTCGATTGCCCCTGAGCCAGATTGTCGCTGGCACCCACCCGCGTGAAGATGCGGTCCACCAGCCCGATATGGGCGGATTTCGCCGGCACCAGGCTGCCCATGTGTGCCATCAGGGTAATCAGGGCAACC
This portion of the Syntrophotalea acetylenica genome encodes:
- a CDS encoding N-acetylmuramoyl-L-alanine amidase yields the protein MKSFFHIAGFLLLLVFLLPLPAMADAGDQAFENAKNAYQQLQSSTRDKLYRENWVRVVEGFEGLARSYPSHSRADDALYLGAKASEGLYAISRRAEDARQAVALYDRLAAGYPQSNLADDACYLAGLVLEKHLSNRPEAYMRYKRAADNHPRGDMTSLCRDAEKRLRRYMPAEAAGVSVAVPAVSTPSSGAVKVSQVRHWSSPDYTRVVIETTGPAGYAANLLQGNKKAGQPPRLYVDVKGGTLGTGVPATQKVGDGLLREIRVGRPARDQVRVVLDLETYGDYKVFTLENPQRIVIDVSGKRTATLEAAIPELHAPVAGTGDAIGKVLAKTPKEKKPEVAVPAASVNGRLRRIVVDAGHGGKDPGAIGPSGVMEKDVTLAMARRLAERLEKELGCQVVLTRDKDIYLPLEERTAIANRVGADLFISIHANASTNRNATGVETYYLNFSKNDKAAAVAARENGTSLKQVSDLELILFDLMANAKINESSRLAAEIQKAMVDHLGRHYPDVKNHGVRQGPFYVLLGANMPSVLVETAFISNKMEESRLNSDKYQDHAATAIVRAVRSYAHDSRTVATK